From the Cohnella herbarum genome, one window contains:
- a CDS encoding GyrI-like domain-containing protein yields the protein MFKSGNCQADFMDCITFYDTIDKLGIVYQSIFGQWLPNSEFDPDDRDCLEFCMNNPFEDPEGKAKVDLYIPIKARD from the coding sequence ATGTTCAAATCAGGAAACTGCCAGGCGGACTTTATGGATTGTATAACTTTTTATGACACCATCGATAAGCTAGGTATTGTATATCAAAGCATTTTCGGTCAATGGCTACCGAATAGCGAGTTTGATCCAGATGATAGAGATTGCCTTGAATTCTGTATGAATAATCCATTTGAGGATCCGGAAGGGAAAGCGAAAGTCGATTTATACATACCTATTAAAGCGAGAGATTAA
- a CDS encoding carbohydrate ABC transporter permease, with protein sequence MDLKMRNYAEHRSDLVVRAVALIASLLMIFVMLYPFIYIVAVSFSKNEYVTMGMVTWLPKGFNLNAYRVALSDPLIIRGYINTIFYTSAGTVLSVGLTLLTAYPLAIKQFRGKKPFLIFLTFTMYFSGGLIPYYMLVQNLHMKDTLWALILPGVSVWYIIICRTFFQANIPIELRESALMDGANDLTILTRIYTPLSKPILATLSLWLIVGHWNSWFNAMLFIENQNLYPLQLVVRKVLITFEPTSHMRSIIAAYKPAGVSEQTVRSAIIVVTILPIVMIYPFLQKYFVKGIMIGAIKG encoded by the coding sequence ATGGATTTGAAAATGCGGAACTATGCCGAACACCGATCGGATCTCGTGGTAAGGGCGGTTGCTCTGATTGCCTCGCTGCTTATGATTTTCGTCATGCTGTACCCGTTTATTTATATCGTGGCCGTATCTTTCAGCAAAAACGAATACGTCACGATGGGAATGGTCACCTGGCTACCGAAGGGGTTTAATCTGAACGCCTACCGAGTCGCTTTGTCCGACCCGCTAATTATTAGAGGATATATCAACACGATCTTCTATACGTCTGCGGGCACGGTGCTGTCCGTCGGGCTGACGCTCCTCACCGCATACCCGCTGGCGATTAAGCAGTTCAGGGGCAAAAAGCCGTTTTTGATCTTTCTGACGTTTACGATGTACTTTTCAGGGGGCTTGATCCCTTATTACATGCTTGTCCAAAACCTGCACATGAAAGACACGCTTTGGGCATTAATACTGCCCGGCGTCTCCGTCTGGTACATCATTATTTGCCGTACCTTTTTCCAGGCGAACATTCCGATCGAACTGCGAGAATCGGCGCTAATGGACGGAGCGAACGACTTGACGATTCTTACCCGGATTTACACGCCGCTGTCGAAACCGATTTTGGCTACGCTCAGCTTGTGGCTCATCGTCGGGCATTGGAACTCCTGGTTTAACGCCATGCTGTTTATCGAAAATCAAAACTTGTATCCACTGCAGTTGGTCGTGCGAAAGGTATTGATCACTTTCGAGCCCACGAGCCATATGCGCAGCATTATCGCTGCGTATAAACCGGCGGGGGTCAGCGAGCAGACGGTTCGCAGCGCAATTATCGTCGTTACGATACTGCCGATCGTCATGATCTACCCGTTCTTGCAAAAGTATTTCGTCAAAGGGATTATGATCGGCGCGATCAAAGGCTGA
- a CDS encoding class I SAM-dependent methyltransferase, with product MEKKSANRSIIINAGEVGVAISEDMDKNVVHKTNSFYWDTKGNDFLRAIVLPYYGAFISEENCQLFGDISGKKLLEIGCGNGQSLQYQAERNASELWAVDISERQIEKAAQHLESFGVSAKLICSPMEEECGIPADYFDYVYSIYAIGWTTDLEGTFGRIASYLKRDGVFIFSWSHPIHRCVTEDNGRFVFKKSYFDESWYPVAVEGELLLADRKLSTYVNALAKAGFVVEQMIEQTDEEIMQSRDDNSDIAKRAKILPVTFVIKARKL from the coding sequence ATGGAAAAGAAGTCTGCAAATAGATCAATCATTATTAACGCTGGCGAAGTTGGCGTCGCCATTTCGGAAGACATGGATAAGAATGTTGTTCATAAGACAAACAGCTTCTATTGGGATACAAAAGGCAATGACTTTTTAAGAGCAATCGTGCTTCCTTACTATGGAGCGTTTATCTCAGAAGAAAATTGCCAGCTTTTTGGCGATATTTCAGGGAAAAAGTTATTGGAGATCGGCTGCGGCAACGGTCAATCCTTGCAATATCAAGCGGAACGCAATGCATCTGAACTATGGGCAGTGGATATATCGGAAAGACAAATCGAAAAGGCAGCGCAGCATTTAGAGTCATTCGGTGTATCGGCAAAATTGATCTGTTCTCCCATGGAAGAAGAATGCGGCATACCTGCGGATTATTTTGACTATGTTTACTCGATTTATGCCATCGGTTGGACAACCGACCTTGAGGGTACCTTTGGCCGGATCGCTTCTTACCTTAAAAGAGACGGTGTATTTATCTTCAGCTGGTCTCACCCCATACACAGATGTGTCACTGAAGATAATGGTAGGTTTGTTTTTAAAAAGAGCTATTTCGATGAATCTTGGTATCCAGTAGCTGTTGAAGGTGAACTACTATTAGCGGACCGTAAGCTATCAACCTATGTGAACGCGTTGGCGAAAGCGGGATTTGTGGTTGAGCAAATGATTGAGCAAACGGATGAAGAGATTATGCAATCGAGAGACGATAACAGCGATATAGCAAAGAGAGCAAAGATACTCCCTGTAACTTTTGTGATTAAGGCAAGGAAACTATAA
- a CDS encoding MBL fold metallo-hydrolase: MQLYAVKFGESFLNTKYIYRDVFSEELIRISWSYYIAKYNNKTILFDVGFRDPVIAKNWGIDLINVDKEIKHIFNSNHVDVVFITHSHFDHIDNIDLFPDSQIVIGYDEYLHALKNGSLTVKERLLKENVITVKDEIIIDNKFNFKVIGGHTIGSSVIYLEHNEKNYVITGDECYKCENLITKKPIGIYSNTEKNESFINDAFNKGCIPLPYHDLTIFQTYKEISRNIVQIL, from the coding sequence ATGCAACTCTATGCCGTTAAGTTCGGCGAATCTTTTTTGAACACTAAATATATCTATCGTGATGTATTTTCTGAAGAATTAATTCGTATCTCATGGTCTTACTACATAGCTAAATATAATAATAAAACGATATTATTTGATGTTGGATTTCGTGACCCCGTTATTGCAAAAAATTGGGGAATAGATCTTATTAATGTCGATAAAGAAATTAAGCATATATTTAACTCTAATCATGTTGATGTTGTTTTTATTACTCATAGTCATTTTGATCACATCGATAATATTGATTTGTTTCCTGACTCACAAATAGTTATTGGTTACGATGAGTATCTACATGCCTTAAAAAATGGGAGTCTAACTGTAAAGGAAAGGCTTCTCAAAGAAAATGTAATTACAGTCAAAGATGAAATAATAATTGATAATAAATTTAATTTCAAAGTCATAGGGGGGCATACAATCGGTTCATCAGTAATCTACTTGGAACACAATGAAAAGAATTATGTAATTACTGGAGATGAATGCTACAAGTGCGAAAATCTGATTACGAAAAAACCGATTGGCATCTATTCGAATACAGAAAAAAATGAATCTTTTATTAACGATGCTTTTAATAAGGGATGTATTCCATTGCCCTATCATGACTTAACCATTTTTCAAACTTACAAGGAAATTTCAAGAAATATTGTTCAGATCCTTTAA
- a CDS encoding AraC family transcriptional regulator, with the protein MVGMTPLAYLTKARLDKSIHYLADAQKTILEISILCGFESASNFNAAFKKQFNKTPSEVRKNLNKDSNISLFLGNMQEDESNSSRYDESIKNNFLRRIWQMNVSIKELPEYEIAFVRHIGSYLDTYKAWQKLGEWTSKHLFVPSGTIFHWNFFRQSNVTEENECRYDACVTLPYSFIKDNNSDVQIRKLPGGLYGLYNFL; encoded by the coding sequence ATGGTAGGAATGACACCTTTAGCTTATTTGACTAAAGCAAGGTTAGATAAATCAATACATTATTTGGCTGATGCTCAAAAAACAATACTCGAGATTTCCATTTTGTGCGGCTTTGAATCAGCCTCAAATTTTAATGCTGCTTTTAAAAAGCAATTCAATAAAACGCCAAGTGAAGTTAGAAAAAATCTAAACAAAGATAGCAATATTTCTCTATTTCTTGGCAATATGCAAGAAGATGAATCAAATTCTTCTCGTTATGATGAAAGTATTAAAAACAACTTTCTGAGGAGGATTTGGCAAATGAATGTTTCAATTAAAGAACTACCTGAGTATGAGATTGCATTCGTAAGACATATTGGTAGCTACTTGGATACTTATAAGGCATGGCAGAAATTAGGCGAATGGACAAGTAAGCATCTGTTTGTACCCTCCGGAACAATATTTCATTGGAATTTCTTTAGACAATCCAATGTAACGGAAGAAAACGAATGCCGTTATGACGCATGTGTGACATTACCATACTCGTTCATCAAAGATAATAATTCCGATGTTCAAATCAGGAAACTGCCAGGCGGACTTTATGGATTGTATAACTTTTTATGA
- a CDS encoding TetR/AcrR family transcriptional regulator, protein MRVVKEAEERRNEILDAADELFGSKGFDGTSTTDILEKVGIARGTLYYHFKSKEVIMDGLIERYNVRLLSAAQEIAADQSIPVVERIIRVVMALNLSGGSSKEIMEHIHKPQNALMHQKIQRVIINGVTPILTGIIREGIQLGLFSTPFAYETMEMIVIYANTIFDDDMVTMTDEERVSRIQAFVFNAERLLGAETGSLMYVMQMFGSGNQGSNE, encoded by the coding sequence ATGAGAGTTGTAAAAGAAGCCGAGGAACGTAGGAATGAAATACTTGATGCTGCGGACGAGCTATTCGGTTCGAAAGGCTTTGACGGCACAAGTACAACAGATATTCTCGAAAAGGTCGGAATTGCGCGGGGAACGCTGTATTATCACTTCAAGTCGAAGGAGGTAATTATGGACGGACTGATTGAGCGGTATAATGTCCGCTTGCTAAGTGCGGCGCAGGAAATTGCTGCAGATCAGAGCATACCCGTAGTCGAGCGCATTATCCGCGTTGTTATGGCACTGAACCTAAGTGGCGGTAGCAGCAAGGAAATTATGGAGCATATACACAAGCCGCAGAACGCGCTTATGCATCAGAAAATACAAAGGGTCATAATCAACGGCGTTACGCCGATACTGACGGGAATAATCCGCGAGGGCATTCAGTTGGGACTGTTCAGCACCCCGTTCGCGTATGAAACCATGGAAATGATTGTGATTTATGCGAATACCATTTTTGATGATGATATGGTTACAATGACGGACGAGGAGCGTGTTTCACGCATACAGGCATTTGTTTTCAACGCAGAAAGGCTGCTTGGTGCCGAAACGGGAAGTCTTATGTACGTAATGCAGATGTTCGGCAGCGGAAATCAAGGCAGCAATGAATAG
- a CDS encoding N-acetylglucosamine-6-phosphate deacetylase yields MRATRFYNATLVTGTGVFRNAAFVVANGRFTEITGAAGAIGADDIDRDDRANKDSLAYCDLGGQIVVPGFIDTHIHGVKGCDFEDPDCDFAAGARLLRMTGTTSFFATISPFTPFGARKPPYRTLTCEGLEGFHLEGPYLNPAKQGGFYKGQIRPYDEAEADDIIRSFRGAIRIVTAAPECVDLPSLAALSHKHGFALSVGHTDADYDTALEAFGAGFSRATHLFNAMRTFDHREPGVLDAALLDDRVHCELIADLRHLSPQALKLALRLKPIGTLTAITDSVCPDAPGITVRGSVAYKGDTVYGSQSTMYELFRHLTGPLLAVPLADAVRLTSVNAGKALDLDVGDIVPGMRANFIVMDSDYRIETVYTASDFGTN; encoded by the coding sequence GTGCGAGCGACGAGATTTTATAATGCGACTTTGGTGACAGGGACGGGTGTTTTTCGCAATGCGGCTTTTGTCGTGGCGAACGGCCGGTTTACCGAAATCACCGGGGCTGCCGGGGCAATAGGTGCAGATGACATTGACCGGGATGACCGAGCAAACAAGGATTCCCTCGCATACTGCGATCTCGGCGGGCAGATCGTTGTTCCCGGTTTTATCGACACGCATATTCACGGTGTGAAGGGCTGCGATTTCGAAGATCCCGACTGCGATTTTGCGGCAGGTGCCCGGCTGCTGAGGATGACAGGTACGACCTCGTTTTTTGCGACGATATCGCCATTCACCCCTTTCGGCGCACGCAAGCCGCCTTATCGCACGTTGACTTGCGAGGGGCTGGAGGGATTTCATCTGGAAGGCCCGTATCTTAACCCGGCGAAGCAAGGCGGATTTTACAAAGGGCAAATACGGCCTTACGACGAAGCTGAAGCAGATGACATCATCCGGTCATTCCGGGGTGCGATCCGCATCGTCACTGCCGCGCCGGAATGTGTAGACCTCCCGTCGCTGGCCGCGCTTTCGCATAAGCACGGGTTCGCGTTGTCAGTCGGCCATACGGATGCGGATTACGATACCGCGCTTGAGGCGTTTGGCGCCGGCTTCTCTCGCGCGACCCATCTGTTTAACGCTATGCGCACCTTCGATCACCGCGAGCCAGGCGTACTGGACGCCGCGTTGCTGGATGATCGGGTGCACTGCGAACTTATCGCGGATTTGCGCCATCTTTCCCCGCAAGCGCTTAAGCTTGCGCTCCGGCTGAAGCCGATCGGTACGCTGACGGCGATTACCGACAGCGTATGCCCGGATGCCCCCGGCATTACGGTGCGCGGTTCGGTTGCCTACAAGGGGGACACGGTGTACGGCTCGCAAAGCACGATGTACGAGCTGTTCCGGCACTTGACTGGGCCGCTGCTTGCAGTGCCGCTTGCAGACGCCGTTAGGCTGACTTCGGTTAACGCCGGCAAAGCGCTTGATCTAGACGTCGGCGACATCGTCCCGGGCATGCGGGCGAACTTCATCGTGATGGACAGCGATTACCGGATTGAAACCGTTTATACGGCTTCCGATTTCGGCACGAATTAA
- a CDS encoding GNAT family N-acetyltransferase: MITIRAINKSNWEECIQLKPSQDQESYIVSNLYSIAEAQFLSGFITKAIYFEENLVGFSMYGLDSDDGNYWIYRFMIDGRFQGRGYGEQAMKLIINDIQTKEDRTDVILLGYKSDNASARKLYSKVGFEEQGMAPWGEVLAKYSF; encoded by the coding sequence TTGATTACTATAAGAGCGATTAATAAGAGTAATTGGGAAGAATGCATTCAATTGAAACCTAGCCAAGATCAAGAAAGTTATATTGTCTCTAATCTATATTCCATTGCGGAAGCACAATTTTTGTCTGGATTTATCACAAAAGCAATTTATTTTGAAGAGAATCTTGTTGGATTTTCAATGTATGGATTAGACTCTGACGATGGTAACTACTGGATTTATAGATTTATGATTGATGGTCGTTTTCAAGGACGTGGATATGGCGAACAGGCTATGAAGTTGATTATTAATGATATTCAAACTAAAGAAGATCGAACAGATGTTATTTTACTAGGGTATAAGTCAGATAATGCGTCCGCTAGGAAACTTTATTCTAAAGTGGGTTTTGAAGAACAAGGAATGGCTCCTTGGGGAGAAGTGCTAGCGAAGTATAGTTTTTAG
- a CDS encoding extracellular solute-binding protein produces the protein MKKRSFMFLIATVLLFATVGCQSSKSGSNASPAAGKTFEPLSFPLKDPVTMKVFSWYQGDFNPENPLVKEFERLTNIKLDYNAPADGYAEKQSLILASPSGDWPDVMLLGASGGREVNEISQMYGQAGKFVKISDYLDKLPNLKAYYDQYPEARTLFEDGKGDTYIFPYLYPYKTVPTGFFYNAKAFEAVGLDAPKTVDDIYDAAKKLKEKFPTSYPVTSYTIPETLTVWSRVFSTSSTLAFDQEQGKYIFGPFTPEYRQMLEFLHKLFAEKLYDPQFPQYTFAGDDWRQTLATEKSFITESYVWEMQYENTAKSVNVIAKNMNLQDKVQFKYIPPLSANGKPSKYRGLTTVSPSYGMVINANSPYVNEALALLDWQLGEDFFRLLGYGIEGVTYEMKDGQPVFMDNITTTDEPGKTPLNDSMSFYAGLNIYEIYPDPYGWKTNLEKFTGYTMEEMGEFAAWPDSWMVRFDQEKKDEHALALTPSTTLVDEMSYKFITGKASFDDYDKFIETLKGYGIEKVVDDYNKFYQENVKK, from the coding sequence GTGAAAAAACGGAGTTTCATGTTTCTGATTGCGACCGTGCTGTTATTCGCCACGGTGGGGTGCCAGAGTTCCAAATCCGGATCGAACGCAAGCCCGGCAGCCGGTAAAACGTTCGAACCGCTGAGCTTTCCGCTCAAAGATCCGGTAACGATGAAAGTATTTTCCTGGTATCAAGGGGACTTTAACCCGGAAAACCCGCTCGTCAAGGAGTTTGAGCGTCTGACCAATATCAAGCTTGACTACAACGCGCCCGCCGACGGGTACGCAGAGAAGCAGTCGCTCATTCTGGCGTCCCCATCGGGCGACTGGCCGGATGTTATGCTGCTCGGCGCTTCGGGCGGACGCGAAGTGAACGAGATTAGCCAAATGTACGGTCAGGCAGGAAAGTTCGTGAAAATCAGCGATTATCTCGATAAGCTGCCGAACTTGAAAGCTTATTACGATCAATATCCGGAAGCGAGAACGCTTTTTGAGGACGGAAAAGGAGACACGTACATTTTCCCTTATTTGTATCCGTACAAGACGGTGCCGACCGGATTTTTCTATAACGCGAAAGCGTTCGAAGCCGTCGGACTGGACGCGCCGAAGACGGTGGACGACATCTACGATGCGGCCAAAAAGCTGAAGGAGAAATTCCCGACCTCTTATCCGGTAACTTCATACACCATTCCTGAAACGCTGACCGTCTGGAGCAGAGTATTCAGCACTTCGTCCACGCTGGCTTTTGATCAGGAACAAGGTAAGTATATCTTCGGTCCGTTCACTCCCGAATATCGCCAGATGCTGGAGTTTCTGCACAAGCTGTTTGCGGAGAAATTGTACGATCCGCAGTTTCCGCAGTATACGTTCGCAGGCGACGACTGGCGCCAGACTTTGGCAACCGAGAAAAGCTTCATAACGGAAAGCTACGTGTGGGAAATGCAGTACGAGAATACCGCCAAAAGCGTAAACGTCATCGCCAAAAATATGAACCTGCAAGACAAGGTGCAATTCAAATATATTCCGCCGCTCAGCGCGAACGGGAAGCCGTCCAAATATCGGGGTTTGACGACGGTTAGCCCGTCGTACGGCATGGTCATCAATGCGAATTCGCCGTACGTCAACGAAGCGCTCGCGCTGCTTGACTGGCAGTTGGGCGAAGATTTCTTCCGCTTGCTCGGTTACGGCATCGAAGGGGTCACTTATGAGATGAAAGACGGCCAGCCTGTGTTCATGGATAACATTACGACGACGGACGAACCGGGCAAAACGCCATTGAACGATTCCATGAGCTTTTACGCAGGACTCAACATTTACGAAATCTATCCCGATCCGTACGGTTGGAAAACGAATCTCGAGAAGTTCACCGGTTACACGATGGAAGAGATGGGCGAGTTCGCGGCATGGCCGGACAGCTGGATGGTCCGCTTCGATCAGGAGAAGAAGGATGAGCATGCGCTCGCGTTGACGCCTTCGACGACGTTGGTGGATGAAATGTCTTATAAATTCATTACCGGAAAAGCTTCGTTCGACGATTACGACAAGTTTATCGAAACGTTGAAAGGCTACGGCATCGAGAAAGTCGTCGACGATTACAACAAGTTTTATCAGGAAAACGTGAAAAAATAA
- a CDS encoding ROK family protein has product MRAIGIDIGGTKIAVGLVDDGKIVKRHVITNRFFGEPQRMVAAIGKAIARLRAADGSSMVAVDDRVGDGDGDGSSGAIGVGDAGHEAAGSGDIAGIGVGCPGWVVDGIVYDAVNLGISKFALEDVLAEVSGLPTRAENDARTALLCERRYGTLQGSVNGATVTFGTGIGGALMLERRLYRGSFGCAGEIGHLTLSGSDEPCPCGKIGCFERTASVTALVQLAKRHGLKAEDGLAVCALAKAGDEVAIDVLERYTDAAAKGVIELVMLLDLDTVVIGGAISRQRKLFVDSLRKKVNLHLPRCRVTPAAFANDAGIIGAVELVSKGDARQRASDEIL; this is encoded by the coding sequence ATGCGAGCGATCGGCATTGATATTGGCGGCACGAAAATTGCCGTGGGATTAGTGGACGACGGAAAAATCGTGAAGCGGCACGTCATCACCAACCGCTTCTTCGGCGAGCCGCAGCGGATGGTCGCGGCGATCGGCAAAGCGATCGCCAGGCTGCGGGCTGCGGACGGCAGTAGTATGGTCGCGGTGGATGACCGCGTGGGCGATGGCGATGGCGATGGAAGTAGTGGGGCGATTGGCGTCGGCGATGCTGGGCACGAGGCTGCCGGCAGCGGCGATATTGCCGGAATTGGCGTTGGATGCCCGGGATGGGTCGTCGACGGCATTGTGTACGATGCGGTTAATCTCGGCATAAGCAAGTTTGCGCTGGAAGATGTGCTAGCCGAAGTTAGCGGTTTGCCGACGCGGGCTGAGAATGATGCCCGGACAGCGCTGCTATGCGAACGAAGATACGGCACGCTGCAAGGGAGCGTAAACGGAGCGACGGTGACGTTTGGCACCGGCATCGGCGGGGCGCTTATGCTGGAGCGCCGCTTGTACCGCGGCAGCTTCGGTTGCGCCGGTGAAATCGGGCATTTGACGTTAAGCGGCAGCGACGAGCCTTGTCCATGCGGGAAAATTGGCTGCTTCGAGCGGACTGCATCCGTGACCGCGCTTGTGCAGCTGGCGAAGAGGCATGGGCTGAAAGCGGAAGACGGGCTGGCGGTATGTGCGCTCGCTAAGGCCGGAGACGAGGTGGCGATCGATGTGCTGGAACGTTATACGGATGCTGCGGCCAAAGGCGTCATCGAGCTTGTCATGCTGCTCGATCTCGATACAGTCGTCATCGGCGGAGCGATATCCCGTCAGCGCAAGTTGTTCGTCGACTCGCTGCGGAAGAAAGTTAATTTGCATCTGCCGCGCTGCCGGGTGACACCCGCCGCATTCGCGAATGACGCTGGCATCATCGGTGCGGTAGAGCTAGTCAGCAAAGGAGATGCAAGGCAACGTGCGAGCGACGAGATTTTATAA
- a CDS encoding DUF2179 domain-containing protein, whose amino-acid sequence MFKILTLIFVIQIVYVSAFTLRMILTIKGQKYIAALISTAEVTIYVLGLNMVLSHLDQAASLAVYAIGYALGVLAGSWIEQKLALGYVTLKVISNNPEPRLAMVLRDAGYGVTTWLGSGRDGDRLVMEILTRRKNQKQLHDRIIELDPKAFVIFHEPSLIRGGFWAGAVK is encoded by the coding sequence TTGTTCAAGATATTGACTCTCATCTTCGTCATTCAGATCGTGTATGTGTCGGCCTTCACCTTGCGCATGATTCTGACGATCAAGGGGCAGAAGTATATCGCTGCGCTCATCAGCACGGCTGAAGTGACGATCTACGTGCTGGGACTGAATATGGTGTTGTCTCATCTGGATCAAGCCGCCAGTCTGGCGGTTTATGCGATCGGCTATGCTCTGGGCGTGCTGGCCGGTTCGTGGATCGAGCAGAAGCTGGCGCTCGGCTACGTCACCCTGAAGGTAATCAGCAATAATCCGGAACCAAGGCTTGCGATGGTTCTTCGCGACGCTGGTTACGGCGTGACGACATGGCTCGGTTCCGGTAGGGACGGCGACCGTCTTGTGATGGAGATTTTGACCAGGCGCAAAAACCAGAAGCAACTGCACGACCGTATTATCGAGCTAGACCCCAAGGCGTTCGTTATTTTTCACGAGCCTAGTTTGATTCGCGGCGGCTTCTGGGCAGGGGCGGTCAAGTAA